A genomic stretch from Papio anubis isolate 15944 chromosome 18, Panubis1.0, whole genome shotgun sequence includes:
- the IL34 gene encoding interleukin-34: MPRGFAWLRYIGILLGMACGNERLEIWPLTQSEECTVTGFLRDKLQYRNRLQYMKHYFPINYKINVPYEGVFRIANVTRLQRARVSERELRYLWVLVSLSATESVQDVLLDGHPSWKYLQEVQTLLLNVQKGLMDVEVSPKVESVLSLLNAPGPNLKPVRPKALLDNCFRVMELLYCSCCKQSSVLNWQDCEVPSPQSYCPEPSLQYAATQLYPPPPWSPSSPPYSTGLARPVRAQGEGLLP; encoded by the exons ATATTGGGATCCTCCTTGGCATGGCCTGTGGGAACGAGCGTTTGGAGATATGGCCCTTGACGCAGAGTGAGGAGTGCACTGTCACAGGTTTTCTGCGGGACAAGCTGCAGTACAGGAACCGACTTCAGTACATG AAACACTACTTCCCCATCAACTACAAGATCAATGTGCCTTACGAGGGGGTGTTCAGAATCGCCAATGTCACCAGGCTG CAGAGGGCCCGGGTGAGCGAGCGGGAGCTGCGGTATCTGTGGGTCTTGGTGAGTCTCAGTGCCACTGAGTCGGTGCAGGACGTGCTGCTCGACGGCCACCCGTCCTGGAAGTACCTGCAGGAGGTGCAGACGCTGCTGCTGAATGTCCAGAAGGGCCTCATG GATGTGGAGGTCAGCCCCAAGGTGGAATCCGTGTTGTCCCTCCTGAATGCCCCAGGGCCGAACCTGAAGCCGGTGCGGCCCAAAGCCCTGCTGGACAACTGCTTCCGGGTCATGGAGCTGCTGTACTGCTCCTGCT GTAAACAAAGCTCTGTCCTAAACTGGCAGGACTGTGAGGTGCCAAGTCCTCAGTCTTACTGCCCAGAGCCCTCATTGCAATATGCGGCCACCCAGCTGTACCCTCCGCCCCCGTggtcccccagctccccaccttACTCCACAGGCTTGGCGAGGCCGGTCAGGGCACAGGGCGAGGGCCTCTTGCCCTGA